Part of the Bacillus cabrialesii genome is shown below.
CACCAAAATAGAATATGTTTCATCATCCTACATCTTCCTCGCTCTTTTTCTTCCTTTCTTCCCTTATCCATATCATAAACAAACATTGTGGGATAAAAATGAAAAGAATATGTGAAATTATGAAAATTGCCTGCCGTATGTTAAAACTAGTTTATAATGACGTTGAAAGGATGTGAAGAGCCTTGTCATACACCATTTATCTAGTTGAAGATGAGGATAACCTGAATGAACTGCTGACGAAGTATTTAGAGAATGAAGGCTGGAACATTACATCTTTTACGAAAGGTGAAGACGCCAGAAAGAAAATGACGCCGTCTCCCCACCTATGGATTCTCGATATCATGCTGCCGGATACAGACGGCTATACATTAATAAAAGAAATCAAAGCGAAAGATCCTGACGTGCCGGTCATTTTTATTTCCGCCCGAGATGCAGATATTGACAGAGTGCTTGGCTTAGAGCTTGGCAGCAACGACTACATTTCAAAGCCGTTTCTGCCGCGGGAGCTGATTATACGTGTGCAAAAGCTGCTGCAGCTCGTTTATAAGGAAGCTCCGCCTGTACAAAAAAATGACATCGCCGTCTCTTCATATCGGGTCGCTGAAGACGCCCGCGAGGTCTATGATGAAAACGGAAAGATCATCAATTTGACGTCGAAGGAATTTGATCTGCTGCTTTTATTT
Proteins encoded:
- the cssR gene encoding secretion stress-responsive two-component system response regulator CssR, giving the protein MSYTIYLVEDEDNLNELLTKYLENEGWNITSFTKGEDARKKMTPSPHLWILDIMLPDTDGYTLIKEIKAKDPDVPVIFISARDADIDRVLGLELGSNDYISKPFLPRELIIRVQKLLQLVYKEAPPVQKNDIAVSSYRVAEDAREVYDENGKIINLTSKEFDLLLLFIHHKGHPYSREDILVKVWGHDYFGTDRVVDDLVRRLRKKMPELKVETIYGFGYRMMTS